A region of Streptomyces sp. TG1A-60 DNA encodes the following proteins:
- a CDS encoding bifunctional glycosyltransferase family 2 protein/CDP-glycerol:glycerophosphate glycerophosphotransferase has translation MNADVDQSPAVSVVVIVYNDEARLPTAVRSVLEQTLRSVEVVIVDDHSTDGSHEVAVRLAAEHPGRVRAYRLPENSGGCGAPRNHGIREARGAYVLFLDSDDVLERNACRNMLEAAETTGADLVSGLCVRVHLDTRTRKEVKWYPWLYARTRSLDSISELPDLLVYDTLSTNKCYRRDFLVEGGLEFPVGIHYEDLFFSAQAYAAARRITLIPNRVYDWNVVEGAGARSISNRRAEIANFAHRMEIHRRVDRLLAEKGLRELKFHKDVKFLKHDLVLHLRDLPFRDAAYRREFAELARAYLASIDPAAYGQVEPVHAVCAYLLRESDWDNLLPAVDTLINRDKVSAPLVERDGRIYWCAEHLDAPGEEGELARRILDVTELGYHVRPVRKLFLRDELTEYRELGGGGGGIRLAGRVTNPLGVIPPGARLTAELEFYARRPGVRLQTFRVPVPTVRHEGPYVTWQATVDVSRTLRPLGIVDAVWDVRLHLGVDGERTTSRLTAAEPGLATGALPVRPRLTRLVADRVEPQISVRGHLAFRLVPDKKATLLVTRGLQGSPGRLAKAGYRKAKALRKKATSGETKLRLYHEVFQRMPVRRRLVVFESHLGRQYSDSPRAIYEEMRRQGLDFEAVWSYTGRPQDFPADATLVRRWSLPYLRALARAEFWIDNQSYPLKLTKRPGTTYLQTWHGSALKRMGFDEPGWKLKTRAGQAEQQRTLDRFDHFLIRSEHDVRTLAKAFRLREKVLLRVGYPRNDALVRARGAVERPPLAAELGIPPDKKVLLYAPTFRQLGRRRFTLPFDVERFAETFGEEYVLLVRAHYLNHVVLPPSVRGRVVDVSAHHDVTPLLALADALITDYSSVMFDYALLDRPMLFLTYDYEEYVHEGRGTYVDLLERAPGPVVRTEDELHAVLTASSLQEQSVKYAAARERFVADFGEYDKGTAARRVVDEFFSEWRHE, from the coding sequence GTGAACGCGGACGTGGACCAGTCACCCGCCGTATCCGTCGTCGTGATCGTCTACAACGACGAGGCCAGGCTGCCCACGGCCGTGCGTTCGGTGCTGGAGCAGACGCTGCGGAGCGTCGAGGTCGTCATCGTCGACGACCACAGCACGGACGGCTCGCATGAGGTGGCCGTCCGCCTCGCCGCCGAGCACCCGGGCCGCGTACGGGCGTACCGGCTCCCCGAGAACAGCGGCGGCTGCGGCGCGCCCCGCAACCACGGCATCCGCGAGGCCCGCGGCGCGTACGTCCTCTTCCTCGACAGCGACGACGTGCTGGAGCGCAACGCCTGCCGGAACATGCTGGAGGCCGCCGAGACCACCGGCGCCGACCTCGTCTCCGGCCTCTGCGTCCGCGTCCACCTGGACACCCGGACGCGCAAGGAGGTCAAGTGGTACCCGTGGCTCTACGCCCGCACCCGCAGCCTCGACTCGATCTCCGAGCTGCCCGACCTGCTGGTCTACGACACCCTGTCGACCAACAAGTGCTACCGCCGGGACTTCCTGGTCGAGGGCGGCCTGGAGTTTCCCGTCGGCATCCACTACGAGGACCTCTTCTTCTCCGCCCAGGCGTACGCCGCCGCCCGCCGCATCACACTGATCCCCAACCGCGTCTACGACTGGAACGTGGTCGAGGGGGCCGGAGCCAGGTCGATCAGCAACCGGCGGGCCGAGATCGCCAACTTCGCGCACCGTATGGAGATCCACCGCCGGGTCGACCGGCTCCTCGCCGAGAAGGGCCTGCGGGAGCTGAAGTTCCACAAGGACGTCAAGTTCCTCAAACACGACCTGGTGCTGCATCTGCGGGACCTGCCCTTCCGGGACGCCGCCTACCGGCGGGAGTTCGCCGAGTTGGCCCGCGCCTATCTGGCGTCGATCGACCCGGCCGCGTACGGCCAGGTCGAGCCGGTCCACGCGGTCTGCGCGTATCTGCTGCGCGAGAGCGACTGGGACAACCTGCTGCCCGCCGTGGACACCCTCATCAACCGGGACAAGGTCTCCGCGCCGCTCGTCGAGCGTGACGGGCGGATCTACTGGTGCGCCGAGCATCTGGACGCCCCCGGTGAGGAGGGGGAGCTCGCGCGCCGGATCCTGGACGTCACCGAACTCGGCTACCACGTCCGCCCGGTCAGGAAGCTGTTCCTGCGCGACGAGCTGACGGAGTACCGGGAGCTGGGCGGCGGCGGGGGCGGCATCCGCCTGGCCGGACGCGTCACCAACCCCCTCGGCGTCATCCCGCCCGGCGCCCGCCTCACCGCCGAGCTGGAGTTCTACGCCCGCCGCCCCGGCGTGCGCCTGCAGACCTTCCGTGTCCCGGTGCCGACCGTGCGGCACGAGGGCCCGTACGTCACCTGGCAGGCGACGGTGGACGTCTCCAGAACCCTCCGCCCGCTCGGCATCGTGGACGCCGTCTGGGACGTACGCCTCCACCTCGGCGTCGACGGCGAGCGCACCACCAGCCGTCTCACGGCCGCCGAACCGGGCCTGGCCACCGGCGCGCTGCCGGTCCGCCCTCGCCTCACCCGGCTGGTCGCCGACCGCGTCGAGCCGCAGATCTCCGTCCGGGGCCACCTCGCCTTCCGCCTCGTCCCCGACAAGAAGGCCACCCTCCTCGTCACGCGCGGCCTCCAGGGCAGCCCCGGCCGGCTCGCCAAGGCGGGCTACCGCAAGGCGAAGGCGCTGCGCAAGAAGGCCACCTCCGGAGAGACCAAGCTCCGTCTCTATCACGAGGTGTTCCAGCGCATGCCGGTGCGGCGGCGCCTGGTGGTGTTCGAGAGTCACCTCGGCCGGCAGTACAGCGACAGTCCCCGGGCGATCTACGAGGAGATGCGCCGCCAGGGCCTCGACTTCGAGGCGGTGTGGTCGTACACGGGCCGCCCCCAGGACTTCCCCGCCGACGCGACCCTCGTGCGCCGCTGGTCCCTGCCCTATCTGCGGGCGCTGGCCCGCGCCGAGTTCTGGATCGACAACCAGAGCTATCCGCTGAAGCTGACCAAGCGCCCCGGCACGACCTACCTCCAGACCTGGCACGGCTCGGCGCTCAAGCGCATGGGCTTCGACGAACCCGGCTGGAAGCTCAAGACCCGGGCCGGGCAGGCCGAACAGCAGCGCACCCTCGACCGCTTCGACCACTTCCTGATCCGCTCCGAGCACGACGTCCGCACGCTGGCGAAAGCCTTCCGGCTGCGGGAGAAGGTGCTGCTGCGCGTGGGATACCCGCGCAACGACGCACTCGTGCGGGCCCGGGGAGCGGTCGAGCGCCCGCCACTGGCAGCGGAGTTGGGTATCCCGCCGGACAAGAAGGTGCTGCTGTACGCCCCCACGTTCCGGCAGCTGGGGCGGCGGCGCTTCACCCTCCCCTTCGACGTGGAACGCTTCGCCGAGACGTTCGGCGAGGAGTACGTCCTCCTCGTCCGCGCCCACTACCTCAATCACGTCGTCCTCCCGCCCTCGGTCCGGGGCCGGGTCGTCGACGTGTCGGCACACCACGACGTGACCCCCCTGCTCGCCCTCGCCGACGCCCTGATCACGGACTACTCGTCGGTGATGTTCGACTACGCGCTGCTGGACCGCCCCATGCTCTTCCTCACGTACGACTACGAGGAGTACGTGCACGAGGGCCGGGGCACCTATGTCGACCTCCTCGAACGGGCGCCGGGCCCGGTCGTCCGCACGGAGGACGAGCTGCACGCCGTGCTGACGGCCTCGTCGCTTCAGGAGCAGTCGGTCAAGTACGCGGCGGCGCGGGAGCGGTTCGTGGCCGACTTCGGCGAGTACGACAAGGGCACGGCCGCACGGCGCGTCGTCGACGAGTTCTTCTCCGAGTGGAGGCACGAGTGA
- a CDS encoding glycosyltransferase, protein MTGRDVFLVSNSVDETGGVTNWSHHLARLLTGRGHRVHVIGVTTPEAPHDLGELPYPTTRLYDGQPPGPGRARDASMRDRAAVLTGLFRAARPGGVVIVTQVWAMEWVKLADTTGLTVIGMSHESFETSRRSSRFRRVLRHYRDVDRMLVLTREDADLWIGAGLDNVSYLPNAVPWMPGVPSPRTGKAVVSIGRLSDEKGIDMLLDTWAEVAPRHPDWTLRVYGSGEDEELLRKQCTALGLDASVAWMGRTHDVPGALRGGSVFVLSSRGEGFPLALMEAMAMGVPCVAFDCAPGVHEIVRDGEDGLLVAPGNTGELARRLDLLMTDKSLRDRMGDMARENVRRYGTDEIVDRWEALFDFLER, encoded by the coding sequence GTGACCGGGCGGGACGTCTTCCTGGTGTCCAACAGCGTGGACGAGACGGGCGGCGTGACCAACTGGTCCCACCACCTGGCCCGCCTCCTCACCGGGCGCGGCCACCGCGTCCACGTCATCGGCGTCACCACGCCCGAGGCCCCGCACGACCTCGGCGAACTCCCTTACCCGACCACCAGGTTGTACGACGGTCAGCCGCCGGGCCCCGGCCGGGCGCGGGACGCGAGCATGCGGGACAGGGCGGCCGTGCTGACCGGCCTCTTCCGGGCCGCGCGCCCCGGCGGGGTCGTCATCGTGACCCAGGTGTGGGCGATGGAGTGGGTGAAGCTCGCCGACACCACCGGTCTGACCGTCATCGGGATGAGCCACGAGTCGTTCGAGACCTCGCGGCGCTCCTCGCGCTTCCGGCGGGTGCTCAGGCACTACCGGGATGTCGACCGCATGCTCGTTCTCACACGCGAGGACGCCGACCTGTGGATCGGCGCGGGGCTCGACAACGTCTCGTACCTGCCCAACGCCGTGCCGTGGATGCCCGGGGTTCCCTCCCCGCGCACCGGGAAGGCCGTCGTCAGCATCGGCCGGCTCAGTGACGAGAAGGGCATCGACATGCTCCTCGACACCTGGGCCGAGGTGGCCCCCCGCCATCCCGACTGGACCCTCCGCGTCTACGGCTCCGGCGAGGACGAGGAACTCCTCAGGAAGCAGTGCACGGCACTGGGCCTCGACGCCTCGGTGGCCTGGATGGGCCGTACGCACGACGTACCGGGTGCCCTGCGCGGCGGCTCGGTCTTCGTCCTGTCCTCCAGGGGCGAAGGCTTCCCCCTCGCCCTGATGGAGGCCATGGCCATGGGCGTTCCCTGCGTCGCCTTCGACTGCGCGCCGGGTGTCCACGAGATCGTGCGGGACGGCGAGGACGGCCTGCTCGTGGCTCCCGGCAACACCGGCGAACTCGCCCGCAGGCTGGACCTGCTGATGACCGACAAGAGCTTGCGGGACCGGATGGGCGACATGGCGAGGGAGAACGTCCGGCGGTACGGGACGGACGAGATCGTGGACAGGTGGGAGGCGTTGTTCGACTTCCTGGAGAGGTAG
- a CDS encoding ABC transporter permease produces MSQVLDTPPPTTTGARPPAEAETPAQLAARYGLCVSGARPSLGGYIRQLWARRHFITAFATAKLTAQYSQAKLGQLWQIANPLLNATVYYFIFGVLMGTKHGVPDYVPFLVTGVFVWTFTQSSIMAGTRAMSGSLGLVRALHFPRASLPLSYCLQQLQQLLFSIAALVVILLAFGVPVALSWLLIVPALALQFVFNAGVAMAMARIGSKTPDISQLMPFVLRTWMYTSGVMFSIDRMLADRNLPRAVHLLLEYNPAVLYIDLMRFALIDSFEWGQLPPHVWAAAAGWALLAGVGGFIYFWKAEETYGRG; encoded by the coding sequence GTGAGCCAGGTTCTCGACACACCGCCCCCGACCACGACCGGCGCCCGGCCCCCCGCCGAGGCCGAGACCCCGGCGCAGCTCGCCGCGCGGTACGGCCTCTGCGTCAGCGGGGCCCGCCCCTCGCTCGGCGGGTACATACGGCAGTTGTGGGCCCGGCGGCACTTCATCACCGCCTTCGCCACGGCGAAGCTGACCGCGCAGTACAGCCAGGCGAAACTCGGCCAGCTCTGGCAGATCGCGAACCCGCTGCTCAACGCGACGGTCTACTACTTCATCTTCGGCGTGCTGATGGGCACGAAGCACGGCGTCCCGGACTACGTGCCGTTCCTCGTGACCGGCGTGTTCGTGTGGACCTTCACCCAGAGCTCGATCATGGCCGGCACCCGGGCCATGTCCGGCAGCCTCGGCCTCGTCCGCGCCCTGCACTTCCCCCGCGCCTCGCTCCCCCTGTCGTACTGCCTGCAACAGCTCCAGCAACTGCTGTTCTCCATCGCCGCGCTGGTCGTGATCCTGCTGGCCTTCGGGGTGCCGGTCGCCCTCTCCTGGCTGCTGATCGTGCCGGCCCTCGCCCTGCAGTTCGTGTTCAACGCCGGGGTCGCGATGGCCATGGCGCGGATCGGCTCCAAGACCCCCGACATCTCGCAGCTGATGCCCTTCGTGCTGCGGACCTGGATGTACACCTCGGGCGTGATGTTCAGCATCGACAGGATGCTCGCCGACCGGAACCTGCCGCGGGCGGTGCACCTGCTGCTGGAGTACAACCCGGCCGTCCTCTACATCGACCTCATGCGGTTCGCGCTCATCGACAGCTTCGAGTGGGGCCAGTTGCCGCCGCACGTGTGGGCGGCAGCCGCGGGCTGGGCTCTCCTCGCGGGCGTCGGCGGGTTCATCTACTTCTGGAAAGCTGAGGAGACCTACGGCCGTGGCTGA
- a CDS encoding TetR/AcrR family transcriptional regulator yields MTTNADRSEAQPPPRPRRRAPAGAAVLREDVTEAIRAAVFEELAAVGYARMSIEGIARRAGVGKTAVYRRWRSKLHLVLDLVSAVAVQGLPMPDTGSLEGDLRLLYEVTSRALRHPVAGQIIPDLQAEAARNPEIAEAMQKALREGQQSVATGIVAAAVARGEVRAGVDEDLALDVISGPLYWRSVVVRAPKPPKGYLESLTRATAGALRAL; encoded by the coding sequence ATGACGACGAACGCCGACCGCTCCGAAGCGCAGCCGCCGCCACGGCCGCGCCGCCGGGCCCCCGCCGGGGCGGCGGTGCTCCGCGAGGACGTGACGGAGGCGATCCGCGCGGCGGTCTTCGAGGAGCTGGCGGCCGTCGGCTACGCCCGGATGTCCATCGAGGGCATCGCGCGCCGCGCTGGGGTCGGCAAGACGGCGGTGTACCGGCGTTGGCGTTCCAAGCTGCATCTGGTGCTGGACCTGGTCTCGGCGGTGGCGGTCCAGGGCCTGCCGATGCCGGACACGGGCTCGCTTGAGGGGGACCTGCGGCTGCTCTACGAGGTCACGTCCCGCGCTCTGCGCCACCCGGTCGCCGGGCAGATCATCCCCGACCTCCAGGCGGAGGCCGCCCGCAATCCCGAGATCGCCGAGGCCATGCAGAAGGCGTTGCGGGAGGGGCAGCAGAGTGTGGCGACCGGCATCGTGGCGGCGGCGGTCGCGCGGGGCGAGGTGCGGGCCGGGGTGGACGAGGATCTGGCGCTGGACGTGATCTCCGGGCCGCTGTACTGGCGCTCGGTGGTCGTCCGGGCGCCGAAGCCGCCGAAGGGGTATCTGGAGAGTCTGACGCGGGCTACGGCGGGGGCGTTGCGGGCGTTGTAG
- a CDS encoding AbfB domain-containing protein, translated as MNFTGRYAAVRSDSLGHLDPVTSSSTTAVKQSATLTVVPGLADSTCYSFRDSSGRYLRHMDFRVRFDASNGTAIFDKDATYCARPGSVTGSVSLESYNYPGRYLRHRDYELRVDPYQDSATFRADSSFTAVLPWA; from the coding sequence GTGAACTTCACCGGCCGCTACGCCGCCGTCCGCTCCGACAGCCTCGGCCACCTCGACCCGGTGACCTCCTCCAGCACCACGGCCGTCAAGCAGAGCGCCACCCTCACCGTCGTACCTGGCCTGGCCGACTCCACCTGCTACTCGTTCCGTGACTCGTCCGGCCGCTACCTGCGCCACATGGACTTCCGGGTCCGCTTCGACGCGAGCAACGGCACGGCCATCTTCGACAAGGACGCCACCTACTGCGCCCGGCCGGGTTCGGTCACCGGCTCGGTCAGCCTGGAGTCGTACAACTACCCCGGCCGCTACCTCCGCCACCGCGACTACGAGCTGCGTGTCGACCCCTACCAGGACAGCGCCACCTTCCGCGCCGACAGTTCCTTCACGGCGGTCCTCCCCTGGGCCTGA
- a CDS encoding pentapeptide repeat-containing protein, whose protein sequence is MRVMSEDGNRALVEFEWTEAGERIRGHDVIGLDLSGVDLSGVNLTEGWFTDTKLVGAKLVEADLYRSDAQGADFSGADLSQASLVRVNFDDAVLRGRSSTAPRTADG, encoded by the coding sequence ATGCGGGTCATGAGCGAGGACGGCAACCGCGCCCTCGTGGAATTCGAGTGGACCGAGGCCGGTGAACGGATCCGCGGGCACGATGTCATCGGACTCGACCTGAGCGGCGTCGACCTTTCCGGCGTCAACCTCACGGAGGGCTGGTTCACCGACACGAAGCTCGTGGGCGCCAAGCTCGTCGAGGCGGACCTCTACCGCTCCGACGCTCAGGGCGCCGACTTCTCCGGGGCCGATCTGAGCCAGGCCTCGCTCGTGCGCGTCAACTTCGACGACGCCGTTCTCCGGGGGCGGTCCTCGACGGCACCCCGCACCGCAGACGGGTGA
- a CDS encoding DUF6507 family protein, translated as MPAWDIDPINVQTTLNSTGEAAGDLEKAANSLVTNMASAAESAGTAVPGGQFDGPMIGPVAAGTPRVPVGPVAAALSQYLQERQQKLAFMAQRTIDSVQGAANATNAYVTGDLDMAAEHQSAALKATVVPPPPGVDGNGQGPR; from the coding sequence ATGCCGGCTTGGGACATCGATCCGATCAACGTGCAGACCACGCTGAACTCGACGGGTGAGGCGGCGGGGGACCTGGAGAAGGCCGCCAACTCACTGGTGACGAACATGGCGAGCGCGGCCGAGTCGGCCGGTACGGCCGTGCCCGGCGGGCAGTTCGACGGGCCCATGATCGGGCCGGTGGCCGCGGGCACGCCACGGGTGCCGGTCGGTCCGGTGGCGGCGGCGCTGAGCCAGTATCTGCAGGAGCGGCAGCAGAAGCTGGCGTTCATGGCGCAGCGGACCATCGACTCCGTGCAGGGCGCGGCCAACGCCACCAACGCGTATGTGACGGGCGACCTGGACATGGCCGCCGAGCACCAGTCGGCCGCACTCAAGGCCACGGTGGTGCCCCCGCCGCCGGGTGTCGACGGCAACGGGCAGGGGCCGCGGTGA
- the galE gene encoding UDP-glucose 4-epimerase GalE, with amino-acid sequence MTWLITGGAGYIGAHVVRAMLDAGEQAVVYDDLSTGIAERVPEGVPLEIGSTLDGARLERVIRDRGVTGVVHLAAKKQVGESVELPLHYYRENVEGLRTLLSVVTDAGVPSFVFSSSAAVYGMPEVDLVTEETPCVPMSPYGETKLAGEWLVRATGRATGLSTASLRYFNVAGAAAPELADTGVFNLVPMVFEKLSEGAPPRVFGADYPTPDGTCVRDYIHVVDLAEAHVATARRLREAPGTDLTLNIGRGDGVSVREMIDRINALTGHDLPPVDVGRRPGDPARVVASADRIAAELGWKARYGVEEMISSAWAGWTLRH; translated from the coding sequence ATGACCTGGCTGATCACCGGTGGCGCCGGATACATCGGGGCGCATGTGGTGCGCGCGATGCTCGACGCGGGCGAACAGGCCGTCGTCTACGACGACCTGTCCACGGGGATCGCCGAACGGGTGCCCGAGGGCGTGCCGTTGGAGATCGGTTCCACTCTCGACGGGGCGCGGCTGGAGCGGGTGATCCGGGACCGGGGCGTCACCGGAGTCGTCCACCTCGCGGCGAAGAAGCAGGTCGGCGAGTCGGTCGAACTGCCGCTGCACTACTACCGGGAGAACGTCGAGGGCCTGCGCACCCTGCTGTCGGTCGTCACGGACGCCGGGGTCCCGTCCTTCGTCTTCTCGTCCTCGGCCGCCGTGTACGGCATGCCCGAGGTGGACCTCGTCACCGAGGAGACGCCGTGCGTGCCGATGAGCCCGTACGGCGAGACCAAGCTGGCCGGCGAGTGGCTGGTGCGGGCCACGGGCCGGGCGACCGGACTGTCGACCGCCTCGCTCCGCTACTTCAACGTGGCCGGCGCTGCGGCCCCCGAACTCGCGGACACGGGCGTCTTCAACCTCGTCCCCATGGTCTTCGAGAAGCTCTCCGAGGGCGCCCCGCCGCGTGTCTTCGGCGCCGACTACCCCACCCCCGACGGGACGTGCGTCCGGGACTACATCCATGTCGTCGACCTGGCGGAGGCCCATGTGGCGACCGCGCGGCGGCTGCGCGAGGCGCCGGGCACGGACCTCACCCTCAACATCGGGCGTGGGGACGGCGTCTCGGTGCGCGAGATGATCGACCGGATCAACGCGCTCACCGGCCATGACCTGCCCCCCGTCGACGTCGGCCGGCGGCCGGGCGACCCCGCGCGCGTGGTCGCCTCGGCGGACCGGATCGCGGCCGAGCTGGGCTGGAAGGCGCGGTACGGCGTCGAGGAGATGATCTCGTCGGCGTGGGCGGGCTGGACCCTGCGCCACTGA
- a CDS encoding glycosyltransferase family 2 protein has product MALQQAQVSVVVIGYDDAAHVADAVRSALAQGPAVREVIAVDDGSADGSGDLLERLAEEEPRLKVIRRHTNSGGCGTPRNAGLDAATSPYVMFLDSDDALPPGAVDALLGAALEHDAPVASGLCVRRELPSDRETPWQPELYARRTLVAHPSRHVRLVHDTLCVNKLYRTAFLRERSIRFPEGRFPYEDFVFVARVLAAGPRVALVPAPVYVWHVRRSAARLSISLDRSGITNWRARIEADRLSYDILLGAGEKLLARATRTRFLDHSLRMYARELDLRGAEYRHEWWAVTRAYLATFDEGDFTPAPAPGRVVARVILAAEEPRDLARLKEIAARPARLNPPYARGGDGTPVWSADLPQVELEHLLVRPVHLLPAAVDAELRPRARGTVLRLRLHELYGRMAEAGPEAVQVDFTERDCGRVGFTRAAALVAEPEFDSWTAEVPLDLGGLGSGTWDLRLRLRFTDGTSRETTAHAVAGAGLLRRSALPSTRHGVLLVQPYATHAGALAVRLAPGWRGLTDVARRRLKRLLH; this is encoded by the coding sequence ATGGCTCTTCAGCAGGCGCAGGTCTCCGTCGTCGTCATCGGGTACGACGACGCCGCCCACGTGGCGGACGCCGTGCGCTCGGCGCTCGCCCAGGGGCCGGCCGTCCGTGAGGTGATCGCGGTCGACGACGGTTCGGCGGACGGCAGCGGGGACCTGCTGGAGCGGCTGGCCGAGGAAGAACCACGGCTCAAGGTCATCCGGCGCCACACCAACAGCGGCGGCTGCGGCACCCCACGCAACGCCGGCCTCGACGCCGCGACCTCGCCGTACGTGATGTTCCTGGACAGCGACGACGCACTGCCGCCGGGCGCCGTGGACGCCCTGCTGGGCGCGGCCCTGGAGCACGACGCGCCGGTCGCGTCGGGGCTGTGCGTGCGCAGGGAACTGCCGTCCGACCGCGAGACCCCCTGGCAGCCCGAGCTGTACGCCCGGCGCACCCTGGTGGCGCATCCGTCCCGGCATGTGCGCCTGGTGCACGACACCCTCTGCGTCAACAAGCTCTACCGCACCGCCTTCCTGCGCGAACGCTCCATCCGCTTCCCCGAGGGCCGCTTCCCGTACGAGGACTTCGTGTTCGTCGCGCGCGTGCTGGCCGCCGGGCCGCGCGTCGCACTCGTCCCGGCCCCGGTGTACGTCTGGCACGTCCGCCGGTCGGCGGCCCGGCTGTCCATCTCCCTCGACCGCTCCGGCATCACCAACTGGCGGGCCCGGATCGAGGCCGACCGGCTGTCGTACGACATCCTGCTGGGCGCCGGCGAGAAGCTGCTGGCGCGGGCCACGCGGACCCGCTTCCTCGACCACTCGCTGCGGATGTACGCGCGCGAGCTGGACCTGCGCGGCGCGGAGTACCGGCACGAGTGGTGGGCCGTCACGCGCGCGTACCTGGCCACCTTCGACGAGGGCGACTTCACGCCGGCGCCCGCCCCCGGCCGGGTCGTCGCCCGGGTGATCCTCGCCGCCGAGGAGCCGCGCGACCTGGCCCGCCTCAAGGAGATCGCGGCCCGCCCGGCCCGGCTGAACCCGCCCTACGCGCGCGGGGGCGACGGCACCCCCGTCTGGTCCGCCGACCTGCCCCAGGTGGAACTGGAACACCTCCTCGTCCGGCCCGTCCACCTCCTGCCCGCCGCCGTCGACGCCGAACTGCGGCCACGCGCGCGCGGGACGGTCCTCCGGCTGCGGCTGCACGAGCTGTACGGGCGGATGGCGGAGGCGGGGCCCGAGGCCGTGCAGGTGGACTTCACCGAACGGGACTGCGGGCGGGTGGGGTTCACCCGCGCGGCGGCCCTCGTGGCCGAGCCCGAGTTCGACAGCTGGACGGCCGAGGTCCCCCTGGACCTGGGAGGGTTGGGCAGCGGCACCTGGGACCTCCGGCTGCGGCTGCGGTTCACGGACGGCACCTCCCGGGAGACCACCGCGCACGCCGTCGCGGGCGCCGGACTGCTGCGGCGGAGCGCGCTGCCGAGCACCCGCCACGGAGTGCTGCTCGTGCAGCCGTACGCGACCCACGCGGGGGCGCTCGCGGTGCGGCTCGCGCCCGGTTGGCGAGGACTGACCGACGTAGCACGCCGTCGCCTCAAACGCCTGCTTCACTGA
- a CDS encoding MarR family transcriptional regulator encodes MTTSAAHSPEGISKEVAGQVPEEEFLRLDRQICFSLHAASRAFNSVYRVVLKELGITYPQYLVMLVLWEQGELPVKKLGERLRLDSGTLSPLLKRLEAAGLVRRERSARDERSVVVRPTEEGTALRERALAVPRRIVSATTFDIDEIRDLRDRLDHLTSALDEAALEKPTDRP; translated from the coding sequence ATGACCACGAGCGCCGCCCACTCGCCCGAGGGGATCTCGAAGGAGGTCGCCGGGCAGGTCCCCGAGGAGGAGTTCCTCCGTCTCGACCGGCAGATCTGCTTCTCCCTGCATGCCGCCTCGCGCGCCTTCAACAGCGTCTACCGCGTGGTCCTGAAAGAGCTGGGGATCACCTACCCCCAGTACCTGGTGATGCTGGTGCTGTGGGAGCAGGGCGAGCTGCCCGTGAAGAAGCTGGGTGAGCGTCTGCGACTCGACTCCGGGACGCTCTCACCACTGCTGAAGCGCCTGGAGGCGGCCGGTCTCGTTCGTCGCGAGCGCAGCGCCCGCGACGAGCGGTCGGTGGTCGTACGGCCGACGGAGGAGGGCACAGCCCTGCGGGAGCGCGCACTGGCCGTGCCCCGCCGGATCGTCTCCGCGACCACCTTCGACATCGACGAGATCCGCGACCTGCGCGACCGCCTGGACCACCTGACGTCCGCACTCGACGAGGCGGCGCTGGAGAAACCGACGGACCGGCCGTAG
- a CDS encoding organic hydroperoxide resistance protein: MDALYTAVATATHGREGRAVTNDGKLDLDLALPAELGGNGQGTNPEQLFAAGYAACFASALGLVGRAAKVDVGDAAVTAEVGIGKQGEGFGLKATLRVELPDTVDEATGRKLVDQAHQVCPYSNATRNNIPVELVIE, translated from the coding sequence ATGGACGCGCTCTACACCGCTGTCGCCACCGCCACCCACGGCCGCGAAGGTCGCGCCGTCACCAACGACGGCAAGCTCGACCTCGACCTGGCCCTTCCGGCGGAGCTGGGCGGCAACGGCCAGGGCACGAACCCGGAGCAGTTGTTCGCCGCCGGTTACGCCGCCTGCTTCGCCAGTGCCCTCGGCCTCGTCGGCCGGGCCGCCAAGGTGGACGTCGGCGACGCCGCGGTGACCGCCGAGGTCGGCATCGGCAAGCAGGGCGAGGGCTTCGGCCTCAAGGCCACCCTCCGAGTCGAACTCCCCGACACCGTCGACGAGGCCACCGGCCGCAAGCTCGTCGACCAGGCCCACCAGGTCTGCCCCTACTCCAACGCCACCCGCAACAACATCCCGGTCGAGCTGGTCATCGAGTAG